The Methanoculleus horonobensis genomic interval AGGAGGAAGATACGGTAGTCCGGGTAGGCGATCGCCGTGCATGCCCGGACACACGACTCGACCACGTCCGGCTCCTCGTTATAGACCGGGATGAAGACCGCGACGGGAGGGGTCGGTGCACCCGGCTCCCGGAGTGCCGTGGGACGATAGGCATAGATCGACCGGAGGAGGTGATCGGCGTAGCTCACGAACTGGATCACCCCGAATGCCGTGACGGCGACGAGAAAGAGCGAGAGAACCCTCGCAAACAGGCTCCACCCGGCTCCGGTCAGTATGAGGTGCAGGTCACGGAGGAAGACGGCCGCGAGCAGCACCATCAGCGTGGCGGTAAAGAGCGAGATACGTGCTGCCGTCTTCATGAAAGATCCACCGCAATCTGGCTGGTATCGTGCAGAGACGCCCCGGTGTCGTACGGGCACCCGAAGATCGGCAACCTGGAGAACCGGATCCGGCCCGGGTGCAACGGAGAGCGCGAGGCGGTCAGGATACCATCCATCATACCGGAGTAATTAAAGGTTTCGGGCATGGCTGAACGCAGCCGCCGGACACCGGAACGGCCTTCTCCGATCTTCTCTGTTACGGCAGACTGCAGGTATCAACCCTCCCGATGACCGTTGCAGGTATGACGGGGGCGGTACCGGGTTATCGGCCGCACACGGTTTCGGAAGGCGCAGGCGAGCAGCATCTCCGGCAGACAGACAAACACCGACACTATGAAATAGATCCCTCTCCTTCTGACAGATGATTGCTATGGCTGTACAGAAGATGGCAACTGCATCGTTGAAGAAGTACGAGCTGCCGCCGCTGCCGTATGCGCCCGACGCGCTCGAGCCCCACATCTCGAAGGAGCAGCTCTCCCTGCACCACGATAAGCACCACCAGGCATACGTGACCGGAGCGAACGCCGACCTCGAGAAACTGGAGAAGGCGCGGCAGGAAGGCACTGAACTCGATATGAAGGCGCTCTTAAAGGAACTCTCGTTCAACATCGGCGGCCATGTCCTGCATGACCTCTTCTGGCCGACGATGGCCCCGGCCGGTAAGGGCGGCGGCGGAACCCCGGGCGGGGCGCTTGCAGACCGGATTGACCAGGAGTGGGGTTCCTTCGACCGGTTCAAGGCCGAGTTCACGAAGACGGCCGCGAGCGTCGAGGGCTCCGGGTGGGCGGCACTGGCGTACTGCACCATGACGGACCGTCTCATGATCATGCAGATTGAGAAGCACAACAACCATGTCTACCCGACGTTCCGCATCCTGATGGTGCTCGACGTCTGGGAGCACGCCTATTACATCGACCACCGGAACAACCGGGGCGGGTTCATCGACGCGTTCTGGAACGTTGTGAACTGGGACACGGTGAACAAACGGTTCGAGAACCTCTGAACACCACTTTTTTTCGATTCCGTGCGCCGCACCCGAGCGGCGAACCGCATCCGGCTCCAAATAGGATTCAGCAGCCTTCGGCAGCCGTTTATCCCCGAGGCGCCGGAGAGCGCCCATATCAAAACAATTAAGTAGTCATCGCAAGAGGTATCGGCGACGTCATCGGTGGGGGGAAGGAATGAGTCGATACCGCAGGCGATACACTCTTAGGTTAATCCATGCTTGCTCCCCGGGGGGAGAGGCAAACGCCGGTTCATATCTACGTAGAGCAGGGGCGATCCCCGGGACAGGCCATGCCCGGTAAGGCCATCCTCGCACCGGATCAGGAGATGATCCGGTACGCGATTACGGACGGGGCCATACATAGTCTCCTCCACGAAGAAGATCCGCGGCTCCAGAACTTCCGGCTCTGCAACGCATGCGGTTCCTGCACGCCGTACTGTCCGGCACGGATCAACGACTCCGGAGCGAACGGAGACCCGGGCTACCTTGCACGAAGGGTGACCGCGGCCCTCCAGGCAGGCAGAAGCCCCGGGCTCGATCTTGACGACTGCGTCCAGTGCTACTCCTGCGAGACCGTCTGCCCCCGCTCCGTCAGCATCGGCGGGATCATCAACGCCGTCTACGAGACGGAACGCCTGCAGCCGGTCTTTCGAAGGATGCTCCTCGACCGGGGGGGCCTTCCTCCCCGGGCATTTCTTCCGCTCTACACTGAGAGGGGCCACTTCCACAAGTTCATCGCAAAGGCGGTCCGGTACCCGTACCCGGTGGACGGCAGGGCGATCGACGAGGTCCGGCTGCTGCTGCTCCGTCCGGTCGACGCATCGGCCTTCTCGGTGCCCGGACACCGCCCGCCAAGGCGACTGCTCGCCCGGCCTGACCGGGTCTTTCACCTCAACTCCTGCTGTGCCTTCAACTATCCCGGCGCGGACCTCTCGCAGAAGATGATCCTTGCCGCCCTCGGCATCCGCTACGAGACCTCAGCCATGCAGACCTGCTGCGGAGGTGCCCCGCACTACATGGGCGGAGCAGGTTTTGCCGACCGGCTGCTCCTCACCGCAAGGAACCTCAGCGTCATCCGTGACGCGTTCGAACCCGGCGGTGAGATCGCCGTGACCGGGATATGCCCGACCTGCAGCGACTCGTATGCCGCCGCACTCGATATGCTCTCGCGGAGCCCCAACAGGGAGGTGGTGAACGCGGCACTGGCAAGGATAGGCCGAGAGGTGACCGGCCCAGAGGCGTTTGTGGTGGCAAACATCCTCGACCTCTATCCCCTCTACCTCGACGAACTCCGGCGGCTCGTCAAGAGACGGCTCACCGGGCTCGCCGTCGGGGTGCACGTCAGCTGCCACTACCGGAAGATGAACGGCACCCTTGCCGTCCCGCCGGGGCTGCTGGATCTCACGGCGGTGACGGGAGCGAGGATCACGAGAAGCGTGATGGAGCACTACTGCTGCGGCGGGGTCAAGAACCTCTTCGACCGGCACCGGAAAAGCCGCCCCCTGGAACTCTCCCGGCTGAACCGGCTCGTCCGCCAGGACTTCATGAACAACCGCCTGGACGTGATGGTCGTCGACTGTCCGGGGTGCGAGCTGGTCTACGACCACATGGGCGTGCCGGTGCTCCATATCACCGAGCTCCTGGCACTCGCAATGGGCGCCGACCCGAGGGAGACGGTCTGCATCCAGGGCCACCTGACCTCGCTTTCTCCAGCACTCGACCGGATAGGGATACTTTAGAGGAGGATGGATCCTGGTAGAGGATGCGCGATCCCCGTCACGAAGGGCGGCAGGGATCGCGGCACGGAACAACCGGGTGCGGTCTCCGGCATCGCCGCGGCCATGTTTGCGTGGCCGATCGAGACTGCAGACGGTTCGGCACCGGCCGGGCCGCCACCGCAAATCACTTATCACCGGCGATATGATTTTTTATATATTCTTTGCTAGATAAAAACATCAGGGGGGCAAGATACCAGTATGCATAGAGCGGATTCGATATCTACCATATCATATGATGCGTTTCGGATTCTCGACGAGCCCGGCGCAGGTATTCTCGTGCTCGATCGGGAGATGCAGGTCTTCTGGGCAAATGCATTTGCCATAGATCTCCTCTGTGCAAGCGAAGAGGAGATCCTCGGATTCGATGCCCGCCGGATCCTCGACGCACATCTAACGCCACTCCTGCAGGAGAGGGACGCTGCCAGGAGACTCCTCGCCACGATGAACAACGGAACCGAGATGTCCGGTCTCGATCTCTCGGTGCAGGATCCGCAGGGGGAAGAACGGCAGATCGTCTACTCCAGTCGGAAGATCGAGCGGGGAGCGTTCGAGGGGATGTGGGTGCTCTGCATGCGGGAGGTCACCGAGAGGAGACCGGCAAGCGAAGGGCTGCTCTCCACGAACAGACAACTCCAGGTCTTAAACCAGATCATGGGAGTATCCGCGTCGTCCCTCTCGCTCGACGAACTGCTTGAAGCGTCGCTCTCAAAGACCCTCGATCTCCTCGGGTTCGATCTGGGGCTGACGTACCTCCTGAACCCGGAGCGGACAATGGCGCTCACGCGCTACCACCGCGGCGTCCCGGAGAACTACCTCGCCCGGAACAGGACAATAAAAGTGCATCACTGGCCCTGGAACTTTGTCTTCGTTGCCGGACAGTCGCGCTACCTCGAACTTCAGGGCGAGGGGGGCACGATCGAGGACGAGATCCTCGCTTCGCTCGGGGTCTCCACCCTCGCCTGCATCCCGATCCTTGCGGAATCGGTCGTGGTCGGCGCGCTCTTCCTCGGGAGCAGGAAGGTCGAGGGGTTCCTGGACGAGGAGCGCCGCCTCCTCGAGGCGATCGGGCAGGAGATCGGTTCGGGCGTCCTGCGGAGCATGCTCCACAAGCGGCTGGAGGCGGCCCACCGCGAGACGAACCTCTATCTGGACGTCATGACCCACGACATCAAGAACGCTGAGAACGTCGCGAACCTCTACTGCGACCTCCTGCTCGAGATGCTGGAGGGCGACGCCGCCCAGTATGCACGAAGGCTCAAGGGAAGTATCCGCACGAGCAGCGGCATCCTCCAGAACGTCGCGAACATCCGCCGGATACACCAGGAACCGCCCGACCTGAGACCGATCCATCTCGGTCGCGTGATCAGGGCGCAGATCGAGCGCACCCCGGAAGCAGCCATCTCTTTTGACGGCACCACGGCGGAGGTCTGGGCCGACGATCTGCTCCCCGAGGTCTTTACGAATCTCATCGGCAACGCCGTGAAGCACGGCGGGCCGGACGCCAGGATCGCGATTCGCGTGGAGGACTGCCTCGAGGAGGATCACGCGGTGGTGGTAACCGTGGAGGACACCGGTCCCGGCATCCCCGACGAGATGAAGGAGAGGATCTTCGACCGGTTCAGACAGGGCAGGAACCAGGGATGCGGGGAAGGGCTCGGCCTCTACATCGTCGGGATGCTGCTCGAGCGCTACGGCGGCCGGATCTGGGTCGAGGACAGGGTGGAAGGCAGGCCCGACCTCGGAGCGTCGCTTCGGTTCACGCTGCGCGAAGTGGTGCACGACGGGGACGACGGGTATGAGGAGTGAGACCCCTCACGCCGCCGTCGGCGCAGCCTGCCTGATCTGGAGGCCTGCCGAGTACCGGCGCGCCCAGGCATACCCGAGCGCCGCGCCGATCGCGTTCCCTGCGGCAACCCCCCACCAGATGCCGGAGAGGCCGAGACCGAGACCGGCTGCAAATATCCAGGCGAAGAGGATGGATAGAACGACGTTCTGCAGGATCGTGATCGTGAGAGAGCGTGTGCCAAGGCCCGTCCCCTGGAAGAACGACGCCGAGAAGAGACCGAACCCGACCATGGGGTAGACGAGGCTCATCACCCGGAGGTAGGTCGTCAGCTCGGGAGCAATCCCGGCGGCCTCGCCCACCGTGAAGAATGCGGCTATCCCGGGGGCAAAGACGAACGTGGCCGCGGCAAGCCCGATACCGATCCCGAGACCGAGCCGTGCGGCGAACCGGAGTGCGGTCTCCATCCGCGCGTACGCCCGTGCCCCGTAGGTGGCGCCGGTGACCGCGACCACCGCCGACGATATGGCGAGGATCGGCGTCAGACCGATGCTCACGACGCGCCACCCGACCGAGTATACGGCGACGCCGTCGGTGCTCGCTATGAGGACGATGACGCCGTTTAAGATCAGGGCCATCAGGGCGAGTGCCAGTTGCTCGGCTGCGGCGGGGAGACCGACCTGCAGGACGTTCCGTACGACTGCAGTGTCCGGACGGAACTTCCGGAAGCAGAGAGCGATGTAGGTGTCTCTCTTCACGAAGAGCCAGTAGGCCATCGGGACGGCAGCAATAACCTCCGCGAGGATGGTTGCCCAGGCTGCGCCGGCGATCCCCATATCGAGCCCGTAGATCAGGATCGGATCGAGGATGATGTTCGCCACGGCTCCCGCCGCCATGGCGTACATCGTCCGCTTTGCATCTCCTTCGCCGTGCATGAGCGCGTAGGCGACCTCGCCGAAGAGGAGAGCGAACGTCCCCAAAAAGAGGATCCGTGCGTATTCCGTGGCGAGACCGACGGCGTCGCCCGCTCCCATGAGGACGAAGATGTCCTGGGCAAAGAGGAAGAGCGGGATGGTGACGACGACGGCGAGCACGGTCATCAGGAGGATGGTGTGCATCGCAACGCTGCTCGCGCCGGCCCTGTCGCGAGCACCGATCGTGCGTGCGAGCGCCGCTTCTCCGCCGGTGCCAAGGCCGCTGGCTAATCCGATGGTTATGATGAAGAGCGGGAATGAGAACCCGACGGCGGCAAGAGCGTCTGCACCGAGACCCGAGACCCAGAACGCGTCGACGACGTTGTAGAGGGTCATGAGGGTCATCGCGACCATCATCGGCAGTGAGAGCCGGAGGATCGCGGTCTTCGGATCGGCGAGGAGTATCTTTGTTCCTTCTGTTTCTTTCTGGTTACTACTTGAGGGTGTATCGTCTTCTGAGTCGCTTGTCGGCATACATATCGCCTGCTGGCGTGCCCACGCCGCGGGCTTCCGAATCAATCGGGAACCTTTTCGAAGGCGGGTGGAACATCGTGCCTGGATGTGGATTCTGATTGCCGAATGCGCCAGCGAAACGTGACGGAAAAGAGAGCGGCCGATTAATAGCCGCCCCAGTTCTGCGATTTCCTGACGGTATAGGGCAATACAAGACAAATATGGGCGCGGATCAGTTGATATACCTTC includes:
- a CDS encoding sensor histidine kinase: MLDREMQVFWANAFAIDLLCASEEEILGFDARRILDAHLTPLLQERDAARRLLATMNNGTEMSGLDLSVQDPQGEERQIVYSSRKIERGAFEGMWVLCMREVTERRPASEGLLSTNRQLQVLNQIMGVSASSLSLDELLEASLSKTLDLLGFDLGLTYLLNPERTMALTRYHRGVPENYLARNRTIKVHHWPWNFVFVAGQSRYLELQGEGGTIEDEILASLGVSTLACIPILAESVVVGALFLGSRKVEGFLDEERRLLEAIGQEIGSGVLRSMLHKRLEAAHRETNLYLDVMTHDIKNAENVANLYCDLLLEMLEGDAAQYARRLKGSIRTSSGILQNVANIRRIHQEPPDLRPIHLGRVIRAQIERTPEAAISFDGTTAEVWADDLLPEVFTNLIGNAVKHGGPDARIAIRVEDCLEEDHAVVVTVEDTGPGIPDEMKERIFDRFRQGRNQGCGEGLGLYIVGMLLERYGGRIWVEDRVEGRPDLGASLRFTLREVVHDGDDGYEE
- a CDS encoding heterodisulfide reductase-related iron-sulfur binding cluster; protein product: MPGKAILAPDQEMIRYAITDGAIHSLLHEEDPRLQNFRLCNACGSCTPYCPARINDSGANGDPGYLARRVTAALQAGRSPGLDLDDCVQCYSCETVCPRSVSIGGIINAVYETERLQPVFRRMLLDRGGLPPRAFLPLYTERGHFHKFIAKAVRYPYPVDGRAIDEVRLLLLRPVDASAFSVPGHRPPRRLLARPDRVFHLNSCCAFNYPGADLSQKMILAALGIRYETSAMQTCCGGAPHYMGGAGFADRLLLTARNLSVIRDAFEPGGEIAVTGICPTCSDSYAAALDMLSRSPNREVVNAALARIGREVTGPEAFVVANILDLYPLYLDELRRLVKRRLTGLAVGVHVSCHYRKMNGTLAVPPGLLDLTAVTGARITRSVMEHYCCGGVKNLFDRHRKSRPLELSRLNRLVRQDFMNNRLDVMVVDCPGCELVYDHMGVPVLHITELLALAMGADPRETVCIQGHLTSLSPALDRIGIL
- a CDS encoding MATE family efflux transporter, encoding MPTSDSEDDTPSSSNQKETEGTKILLADPKTAILRLSLPMMVAMTLMTLYNVVDAFWVSGLGADALAAVGFSFPLFIITIGLASGLGTGGEAALARTIGARDRAGASSVAMHTILLMTVLAVVVTIPLFLFAQDIFVLMGAGDAVGLATEYARILFLGTFALLFGEVAYALMHGEGDAKRTMYAMAAGAVANIILDPILIYGLDMGIAGAAWATILAEVIAAVPMAYWLFVKRDTYIALCFRKFRPDTAVVRNVLQVGLPAAAEQLALALMALILNGVIVLIASTDGVAVYSVGWRVVSIGLTPILAISSAVVAVTGATYGARAYARMETALRFAARLGLGIGIGLAAATFVFAPGIAAFFTVGEAAGIAPELTTYLRVMSLVYPMVGFGLFSASFFQGTGLGTRSLTITILQNVVLSILFAWIFAAGLGLGLSGIWWGVAAGNAIGAALGYAWARRYSAGLQIRQAAPTAA
- a CDS encoding superoxide dismutase, with translation MIAMAVQKMATASLKKYELPPLPYAPDALEPHISKEQLSLHHDKHHQAYVTGANADLEKLEKARQEGTELDMKALLKELSFNIGGHVLHDLFWPTMAPAGKGGGGTPGGALADRIDQEWGSFDRFKAEFTKTAASVEGSGWAALAYCTMTDRLMIMQIEKHNNHVYPTFRILMVLDVWEHAYYIDHRNNRGGFIDAFWNVVNWDTVNKRFENL